In Mytilus edulis chromosome 13, xbMytEdul2.2, whole genome shotgun sequence, a single window of DNA contains:
- the LOC139499977 gene encoding E3 ubiquitin-protein ligase TRIM71-like, with protein MASNPKFCGICDQLHITKPSSDWCSECNQALCTECKGFHALSKASQHHSTISISNYLALDSSFSQVKGHCSVHDDKYQLFCQSHDCLLCLTCLEEHTKCGDVVRISKLTKDVKTSESFVDTQKTMSDIICNLSKIQCHLEENVCEIKKQKESILRDIAHMRKEIDSHLDKIEKSLKIELSKVVEDQCDNTFCKTLEDIKRKKIDIEKCQLEMDDLNRYGSDLQTFFGLREISAKTSTIDQCLHTLDDDSSLNRVSISCKINTTISGFVGEVARLGTIQVQKIQNKINLERSKDKQAQLVGVRNKSINDIKLTLVNTIKLDACVSGCCFLPNGNIVICDRSYRNDGVKILNPNGDLLSKFPLPQHLALDVTCINDSNVAVSSDMNKQIYIINIDTKAINFIHTKEACHGIIHKDGSLMVCVKGKGVQNVNIQNWKNTSIVPCDLGVWSYIATSENKLYYTNNKNHSVTCCDMEGNIIWTFKDENVLQDPRGIAVDNTGNVYTVNYSQHTLIVLSVDGQHNRQLLSKENGLLNPFAVAYDKIQNRICVVNFQDKGFLFDVTI; from the coding sequence ATGGCATCAAATCCTAAATTTTGCGGTATATGTGATCAACTTCATATCACAAAGCCTTCAAGCGACTGGTGTTCCGAATGTAACCAAGCTCTGTGTACCGAATGCAAAGGTTTCCATGCTCTGTCAAAAGCTTCACAACACCATTCCACGATATCAATATCTAACTACTTAGCTCTTGACTCCTCCTTTTCTCAGGTCAAGGGTCACTGCTCTGTACACGACGACAAGTACCAATTGTTTTGTCAATCCCACGATTGTTTACTTTGCCTGACGTGTCTAGAGGAACACACAAAGTGTGGAGACGTCGTTCGTATCAGCAAGTTAACCAAAGATGTCAAAACTTCCGAAAGTTTCGTCGACACTCAAAAGACTATGTCAGATATCATATGTAACCTATCAAAGATACAATGTCATCTCGAGGAAAATGTATGCGAGATTAAGAAACAAAAAGAATCAATTCTCCGTGATATAGCTCATATGAGGAAAGAAATCGACAGCCatcttgataaaattgagaaatctCTGAAAATAGAATTAAGTAAAGTAGTTGAGGATCAGTGCGATAACACTTTTTGTAAGACTCTGGAAGacattaaaagaaagaaaatagacATTGAAAAATGTCAGCTGGAAATGGATGACCTGAATCGATATGGGTCAGATCTCCAAACGTTCTTTGGTTTGCGGGAGATATCAGCAAAGACAAGTACCATTGACCAGTGTTTACACACATTAGATGACGATAGTAGCTTGAATAGAGTGTCGATTTCTTGTaaaattaatacaacaatttCAGGATTTGTTGGAGAAGTAGCGAGATTAGGAACAATTCAGGTGCAGAAAATTCAGAATAAAATTAATCTAGAGAGATCGAAGGACAAACAGGCACAGTTAGTAGGTGTGAGAAATAAATCTATAAATGATATAAAGCTAACGTTGGTGAATACTATCAAATTAGATGCATGTGTTTCCGGATGTTGTTTTCTTCCTAATGGAAACATTGTCATTTGTGATCGTTCATATAGAAATGACGGTGTAAAAATATTAAATCCGAACGGAGACCTTTTATCGAAATTTCCCCTTCCGCAACATTTAGCTTTAGATGTAACGTGCATTAATGACAGCAATGTAGCTGTATCATCAGATATGAACAAgcaaatatatatcataaacataGATACAAAGGCAATAAACTTCATCCATACTAAAGAGGCATGTCATGGCATCATACACAAAGATGGATCACTAATGGTTTGCGTCAAAGGAAAAGGAGTACAAAATGTCAATATCCAAAATTGGAAAAACACTTCGATTGTGCCGTGTGATTTAGGTGTGTGGTCTTATATTGCAACAAGTGAAAATAAACTGTATTATACGAACAATAAAAACCACTCCGTAACATGCTGTGATATGGAAGGTAATATCATATGGACATTTAAAGACGAGAATGTTTTACAGGATCCCCGCGGTATAGCAGTTGACAATACGGGAAATGTTTACACTGTCAATTACAGTCAACATACATTAATTGTGCTTTCTGTAGACGGACAACACAATAGACAACTTTTGTCAAAAGAAAACGGACTTTTAAATCCATTTGCAGTGGCTTATGACAAGATTCAAAATCGTATTTGCGttgttaattttcaagataaaGGATTTTTGTTTGACGTAACAATTTGA